The Channa argus isolate prfri chromosome 14, Channa argus male v1.0, whole genome shotgun sequence genome includes a window with the following:
- the LOC137098917 gene encoding immunoglobulin lambda-1 light chain-like: MAAQLVQDHLTRRLGQTVSFSCGETGQCSDDWMYWYQKKETGTFQRILRIAKTNGNIERGYDHPQENDFSAAYNQNSWGLRIKKVKLDHSASYYCSCYKSLYLIFGSGTKLIVTDEQVVKPVVSVYPAASRDHLEGKSSLLCVASQMVPRRIQFSWKRQKQNGPLEELNPADGEQLQLEESGRSVSILLLHQPESSTYKYSCSVKHEGGTVEAQTEQELPAPAASCPPERQAADLAALQQEADLVPLDPLQSQYQVKLLCLLYTVLIVKSLVYCCGLSLLRSLRDQGASTN; this comes from the exons atggcagcacagCTGGTTCAGGACCATTTGACCAGGAGACTTGGACAAACTGTCTCATTCAGTTGTGGAGAAACTGGACAGTGTAGTGACGACTGGATGTACTGGTACcagaagaaagagacaggaaCATTTCAAAGGATTCTGCGTATTGCTAAGACTAATGGAAACATAGAGAGAGGATACGATCATCCTCAGGAAAATGATTTTTCAGCTGCGTATAACCAGAACAGCTGGGGGTTACGGATAAAGAAAGTTAAACTGGATCATTCAGCCTCCTACTACTGCTCCTGTTATAAAA GCTTGTACTTGATCTTTGGTTCTGGAACTAAACTGATTGTAACAG ATGAGCAGGTGGTGAAGCCCGTGGTGAGCGTGTACCCAGCAGCATCCAGAGACCACCTGGAGGGGAAGAGCTCCCTGCTGTGTGTGGCCTCACAAATGGTTCCTCGTCGCATCCAGTTCTCctggaaaagacagaaacagaacgGTCCTCTGGAGGAACTGAACCCTGCTGAcggagagcagctgcagctggaagagTCGGGACGCAGCGTCTCCATCTTGCTGCTCCATCAGCCAGAGAGCAGCACAtataaatacagctgctctgtcaAACATGAGGGGGGAACAGTGGAGGCCCAAACAGAACAAG agCTTCCAGCTCCAGCAGCCTCCTGTCCTCCAGAGAGACAAGCAGCAGACCTGGCAGCTCTGCAGCAAGAAGCTGACT tggttCCTCTGGATCCTCTCCAGTCTCAGTACCAGGTGAAGCTGCTCTGTCTGCTGTACACAGTGCTGATAGTGAAGAGTCTGGTGTACTGCTGTGGACTGTCTCTGCTGAGGAGCCTCAGAGACCAGGGAGCGTCCACCAACTAG